ACAACTACATCACATTCTCTCTTCACCCAAACACGACTACAACTACACCACAGTCCCTCTCACACCCAAACACGACTACAACTACATCACAGTCCCTCTCCACCCAAACACGACTACAACTACATCACATTCTCTCTCCACCCAAACACAACTACAATTACATCACATTCTCTCAGAgaatgttgtgtgttgtgttcagagTGTAAGAGTGTTCAGTGTTGTGTTTAGATTGTTGTGTTCAGAGTGTAAGAGTGTTTAGAATGATCCATCTCACAAGACTCTTATCATGCTATTCcaaggaagtgccaatgtgcacacactcacccctccataccacccacagacactcacccctccatacccccacacacacactcaccccttcataccccccccacacacactcaccccttcatacccccacacacacactcaccccttcatacccccacacacacactcaccccttcataccccccacagacacactcacccctccataccacccacagacactcacccctccatacccccacacacacactcaccccttcatacccccccacacacacactcaccccttcatacccccacacacacactcaccccttcatacccccacacacacactcaccccttcatacccccccacagacacacactcaccccttcataccccccacagacactcaccccttcataccCCCCACAGACACTCACCTCTccatacccccacacacacacactcaccccttcataccccccccacacacacacacacactcaccccttcatacccacagacacacacactctccccttcatacccccacacacacacactcactccttcataccccccacacacacacactcacccctccataccacccacagacactcaccccttcataccccccacacacacacactcaccccttcatacccccccacacacacactcaccccttcatacccccacacacacacactcacctctccatacccccacacacactcacctctccatacccccacacacacactcaccccttcataccccccacacacacactcaccccttcatactccccacacacacactcaccccttcatactccccacagacactcaccccttcataccCCCCACAGACACTCACCTCTccatacccccacacacacactcaccccttcatacccccacacacacactcaccccttcatacccccacacacactcaccccttcatacccccacagacacacactcaccccttcatacccccacacacacactcaccccttcatacccccacacacacactcaccccttcatacccccacacacacactcaccccttcatacccccccacacacacactcaccccttcatacccccacacacacacactcaccccttcataccccccacacacacacacacacactcaccccttcataccccccacacacactcaccccttcataccccccacacacacactcaccccttcatactccccacacacacacactcaccccttcatacccacagacacacacactcaccccttcatacccccacacacacacactcactccttcataccccccccacacacactcaccccttcatacccccccacacacacacactcaccccttcatacccacagacacacacactcaccccttcatacccccacacacacacactcactccttcataccccccccacacacactcacccctccataccacccacagacactcaccccttcataccccccacacacacacactcaccccttcatacccccacacacacacactcactccttcataaccccccccacacacactcacccctctataccacccacagacactcaccccttcataccccccccacacacacactcaccccttcatacccccccacacacacacactcaccccttcatacccccacacacacacactcaccccttcatacccccacagacacacactcacccctccataccccccacagacacacactcacccctccataccccccacacacacacactcacccctccataccccccacagacacacactcacccctccataccccccacacacacaccatcccttcataccccacatacacacacatgcacgcacgcacgcacacacacacaacacacacacacacacacacacacgcatgcactgcTATCAGGACTCTGTGATCTTCTCAGGCAGAGCTCACGTTCTCTTTGTCTCTTCTTACCAGCCAAGAAGAGGTTGACGTACTGGTTTCCTCCCAGGTTGACGGAGCCCAGGCTGAAGACGTAGTAGCCCAGCGCGCCAATGAACCAGATGGCCCAGCAGGTGGCGCTGCGCCTGGCCATCCTCCAGCTGCTGAACATGTCCAGGACGCTCAgcttcctctccacctcctccaggccTCGGCTGTCACGTGACCCCACGCTACTCCTCTCCATCAACTCCATCACCTACGCCGTCATAACAGTGGATCAGTGATGTGGTACCACTGCTAAAATCTCCACTGCGCTACCATTAGCACTCGAGATAATCAGACCAGGACAGTGACACACAGGCTAATCAGACCAGGACAGTGACACACAGGCTAATCAGACCAGGACAGTGACACACAGGCTGATCAGACCAGGACAGTGCCACACAGGCTAATCAGACCAGGACAGTGACACACAGGCTGATCAGACCAGGACAGTGACACACAGGCTGATCAGACCAGGACAGTGCCACACAGGCTAATCAGACCAGGACAGTGACACACAGGCTGATCAGACCAGGACAGTGACACACAGGCTGATCAGACCAGGACAGTGACACACAGGCTAATCAGACCAGGACAGTGCCACACAGGCTAATCAGACCAGGACAGTGCCACACAGGCTGATCAGACCAGGACAGTGCCACACAGGCTGATCAGACCAGGACAGTGACACACAGGCTGATCAGCACTGTAATTACATGATCATCTGTCAGGTCACAGAGGTCCTGGTCACAGAGACccctgcgcgcgcgcacacacacacacacacacacacacacacacacacacacacacacccctctacagTAAGCTGATAGTGAGTTCTGCTTGGCTCAGAGTTCATCACTGCTGTCTGGCAATGCAGCTCTAACTGACCCAGAAAATCCAAACCAAGACTAGagaccctaacccctaaccactacccctaacccctaacccctaattcTAACCCCTAACCACTAaattcaaagtcaaatttacttatatagcgcttttcacaacacacgttgtcacaaagcagctttacaatcgtatgggtccagatccctaatgagcaagccagacccctaacccctatcccctaaccctaaccactaaCCCCTACGCCTAACCTCAACCCCTAACCCTTACCACTATCCatacccctaacccctaccccCTACCCCCTACCCCCTATCCCCTAACAGCTGCACCTTCATCTTGGGCTCCAGGCCGTTGAAGTGGGCGATGGTGTCCAGTAGTTGCTGTGCCTCCTGGTGGTGGCCCTTGGCCATCAGGTAGAAGGGTGTCTCGGGGAACCTCCAGCAGTAGAGCAGGAAGGGGcaggtggtgagggtgaggatgagCTGGTACAGCCACCACACACGCACCAGGTAGCCCACCAGTGCCACCACCATGATGCCCACCGCAAAGGACGCGTGCACGTGCATGGACGTCCACGTGCGCACACGACTCCCCGTGAACTCGGTGACGTAAACAAAAACCACAACCAGGTAGCCGCTTGACGCCTGccgacacagagagagggagtggaggaaggtggagaaggaggtggagaaggtggtggggggtggagaaGTAATGGAATACATATTTCATTAGGCTTTTTTAACTTTTGAGTAAAACACCATGTCCATCTGTctccctttctcacacacacacacacacacacacacacacacacacacacacacacacacacccagaattTGCTGATGAGTCTTGAGACTGTGCTGATGGGGAAACACTGTAAGTGTATATATGCTTCCCTATGAATACTgctggagtgtgtctgtgtgcgtgcgtgcgtgtgcgtgcgtgcgtgcgtgcgtgcgtgcgtgtgtgtgtgtgtgtgtgtgtgtgtgtgttttggcagGTGTATGTCAACCTGTCTTCAGGCTGTCTAAATCAAATGTAAATCCCAGGGCAgtggtgcacatgtgtgtgtgagtgtatgtgtgtacacagtAGACCCCTAGCCTTCACCTTGACCCCTAACCTTCACCATGACCCCTAACCTTCACCTCAACCCCTAACCTTCACCTTGACCCCTGACCTTCATCTCCTCTGGAAACAGGCCTGCAGTGGGACACTTACCATGGCAAGCAGGAAGCGCATCACCATAAAGAGGTAGTAGTTTCCTGTAAACGCCACAGAGATGCCAAACACAAACTGACCCAGGCTGGTGGTCATTAGAATGGGCCGCCTGCCAACCCTGGAGGAAAAGAAACAGTGACACAGGAAGTGTTTCGTCAAGCAGCCTTATCATGTACCGTTGTCTTAAGAATGTATTATCATGAGTATATGTGAAGAACATTCTTCACACAGCAGtgtactgttgtaaaaagtattCTGAGGTAGTAAGAATTGCAGTGAAGTATACACATTTTCTatagaaacaggatgttttggaTGTTTCTGAGTGTTTCAAAGTGTTTCTGATGTTCTAGGGGGTGAGATACTTCTATACCTGCAGTTATTTATAGACACTGCTGTAAAGTGTCCAAGTAAGAAGAAAGAAACTTTAAAtcaatttttgttttttgttttttgcttttaaAACAGCATCAATTTGTAAGTACACTGGCATGTAGTTTTTGAAAGTACTCAGCTAGTATGTTGCACAAAGCCTCTTGGAGAACTTGACTCAGTTCTTCTGCAGAACATCCACACAGCTTCAGTGCTGAATGCTGACCCACTCTGCTTTAGTAGTGAGTACTGACCCTGACCCATGTAGTGCTTTCCAGCCCTTTGGTGGAAAAACTGCCTTCTGTTGTGCCCATAAATGTCAAATCCTGATTGACGGGTCCAGAGCAGAGAGTTGGACATCTCCACTGGACATCTCCACTGGACATCTGCGTTGGACATTTCCTGATTCAGATGAGTAATCCTGATGTCTTCTATACTCCTTCTATACTGATCTGTGCATTTCCGTTTCATGCTTCTGCAAGGGGTAGCATATCTGGAAACCCACGTCTGCCGTGAGACGTCTTGAGACGTCTGTGAGGTATCTGTGAGATGTCCGTGAGACGTCTGTGAGATGTCCTATGGCACTACCACTCTCTCTGCTGGACAGACTCTCAACAGCCATTTTAATAGGAATAAAGTTCCTAGTATCTGATGAACTATCAAGTCTACAGTCCATTTGATAACATGCAGTTTGTGTGGGACGCCCTGTAGCCGTTTATTAATAGTGTTTCTGACTTAATTGACTCTCCTGATTGTAAAACTCCAGCATCACTGCTGTGCCTGTGAAACTGGACATTCAGAACCATGTTGGTGTTGTGTCAGTAGTAATGCTAAGTTAGGTTCACCATTCAAACAAAATCTACATGGTTGTGGAGGACAGAATCGGAccagtgatgaagaggagatggtgtgtgtatgttctgtaACTTCACACGTGTAAACCACATCAcaggaggtgtagaggtgtgtgatgAGGATGGTCAGTTCAAACATGTCATACCAGTTTCACCAAGTGTCCGTGCATCACACACATACCTGTCTGCCATGTCCCCGAACACCAGCGCCCCGATCAAGACCCCCAGCATGAAAGTGGGCTGTGAAAGCTTGGCCAGCCATTCCTTATCACACACCAGGTCCCAGTCCGTGACGGTGCTCCGCTCCACATGGCTGTGGTCGTACAGGTAGTGGCCGCAGGCCTCCACGGACTTATTGCCAAAGAACTTGTACTGGAACTCCAGCGCGTCGTGACGCAGCGCTTTGCGACAGGGGCTAAGTTCCCACTGATCTCCGGTAACCGTCCGCACCAGCACCGGTCCGTTCCGGGGGTTGTACAGTGACCAAATATCATCCAACGCGGCCACGGAGATGTTACCGTACAGGACGTTCGTGATGTTACCGGGTGGGTCGCACAGGAATTTCGGTGTGTCCACCAGAAAAACGGAGGCGAGGTAATGAATGCCGCACGCGACGGCCTGGAAGACGGCGGCGAAGTACAGGCAGGCTTGAAACCTACCGGACACCGGAGAGATACGTTACCGACACACGGAAACCTCACGGAACATCCACGTTAAGACTGCTGGTCAACGTGGGAAACAAGGAAATTCAAGTGATACAATTTTCTATTTGTAGTGAGCATCTGAATTAAGCCAAAAATGTCTGAGATAAAAAAATCTTTACACAACCGGTTTAATGCTTTTTCCTTATAACGTCCAGTATATTCGCAATGACACAAATGAGACGCATATCAGTAACCAGCAAAAAAACAAGCCAAATTctaatagtagtagtattggTGAAGATGGATCACGATCTATTTATCAGACATGACAGTagaagtaagtaagtaaaaattttttttatagaGCACCTCTCAAGATAAAGATCACAAGGTGCTTTACAGgataaaagagaaaaaacagtAGTAAAACAGtatctaaatgtatatataaaataaaaatataagaaaaaactaaacaaatgcAAGCCTAAAAAGatacgtttttaacatttttttaaaagacATAACCGAATCTGCAGTTCTTATAGGCAAGGGGTTAGAGTTCCAGAGACGGGGAGATGCTGTTGCAAACGCTCTATCACCTTTAGTTTTCAACCTTGTGCGCGGTACGGCCAGTAAAAATGTATCACCTGACCTCATAGACCTAAGGGGAGTATACACATGCAATAGTTCACTGATGTAACTTGGGGCTTGACCATGTAAACTTTTGTACGTCAGGACCAACATGTTGTATTCTTAATTTAATGGGGAGCCAGTGCAGTTGTGCGAGTAAAGGTGTAACATGACAGTATTTTGATGATTTAGTTAAAAGCCTtacagcagcattctgaacaacCTGGAGACGCTCTAGGGAGTTATTACTAATACCTGTATATAAAGAATTACAATAATACAaccgcagggttgccaacttttgacgttcgcttggagtgagattttaacctggagccggtggcgagtgtattttgttgggggggggggggggggggggcggcgaacgaaagttgttgagcggggggggggtattcaatactagtaacgtattgaatcatatatgtggatctgaggtaaataaactggatattttttttcggcgtgagatatcggaagtgtggcgtgagagcgtgtgaaaacggtcaaatgcgtgtgtctcacgctcaatgcgtgagagttggcaaccctgcaaccGAGAGGAGATGAAAGCATGGATAGCAATTTCGAGCTCAGAGCGTGACCCAATGGGACTTAGTTTAGCCAGGTTCCGTAACTGATAAACACAGGAGTGAACCAGAGGTTTGATGTATCTAAGGAGAATGCCGAATCAAAAGTTACTCCAAGAGTTGAAACTCTTCTGTGTGCGTATTTGTTCAGTACATGGTTGTTAATACTCCTATAACCAAACACTTGCCTTCCGAAGTGTCCGAGCTCGGCGAACAGCCTCTCCACGCCGGTGCTcattgtgagggtgtgtgcggTTCTGGTGTCGTTTCCTCCGGATCTTCTTTTAACTGGACTCCAACAGTTTGTAAGTGTTGGACCTCAGTCATCCCCCAATGGAGAAGGGGCAGAACATTTGGAGAATATTTAACTTCATAAAGTGTACaaaaaatatcaaataactTACAAATCAGAGCGGTGAAGAGTGTCAGTGTGGCGCTGTGTTGTGGTTAAAGGTTTAGTGTAAACGCCTCCGAACCTTAGACAATATTTGTTCAGTACACCACGGGCTACACAGCCAGCATAGACTCCTGAGGTCTTGTTGACTCGtcttactgtgtgtgtatttttggtgTCCAATCACTGGTCTGGTTTTACCTCGctcgcgtgtgtgtatatatatatatatatatatatatatatatatatatatatatatatatatatatatatatatatataaataatagagagagagagagagagagagagagagcaaaagctCACAGGTGGAGTGTCTGATCATGTCACCTACATTAGTAAATTACAGAAAGATAATTATCAATATAATCTTGTCGGTTCTGACTGACTTAGCTTAGAATGTTTTACCAGCAGAATCCGAGCCTGTCGAGCACTAGTGGCAGTTTGTACATACGCTGACCAGCCATTTATttagggtgaccagatttgtgttttctttttgcCGGGGTGGGTCATCGGTGTATGATATGACACAAATGACATGTTGTCTGTGTAAAAATTGCATTTATTGAACAGCACAAAACAACATAGTACCTGCCGTACACGTCACGCACTCTGCCTCACACGGATCTCGACCCTGGTGAACGCACGGGAATGTTTTCTTTAACCCCTCCGTAAACGTTTTCGTTTCGGCATTGTCGTAGAAGCGGCGGACACACTTGCAAACACTCGGGGGTAGACTGGCAGGCCCACGCTgtcttctccacacacacacacacacacacacacacacacacacacacacacacacacacacacacacacacacacaatgtaaagtAGATAGATTTGAGGAGAAGGACGAGACTAATTTGCCATACAGAGAATCCTGGAATGGAGTGACAATTctaatcacactgtacatgtattatgattgaggcagtcgaacaaaatcccggacgattttgaaatttaccccggacatttttttaggtctcaaaagtaggacatgtccgggaaaaagaggacgtctggtcacgCTAATTTATTACGTTTATTCTGCACGTCTGGAAATAGTTGTGCTCCCTTCAATTTATGTTCAGCAGCGATTCAGTTTGTCACTGATGCAATTTGTGAATGATTCAATTTGTGAATGATTCGGTTTGTGAATGATTCGGTTTGTAGAGGTAGCTTAGCTCAGGGCGTCCTACGTGTGTGCTGCTTTGCAGTGTGAGTGTCTTCTGTGTTCTCTTCAGTTCATTTGTACAGTAATCACAACAGCAATCACAACTTCTACAGTTCTTTGGTTCTCGACCCAATGAGCCGAGCAAGTACAGTGGCTATAAAAAAGAGTAGGAGGGTGATGGCGGTAGCTCTCATATACCAAATATGAGGAAAATAAAAAGTTTggtaattaattaatattttttttttacattgttacaGGACGATTTTCCCAGGTTCATGTTTTCATAAATGTTGAGTATTCAGTGGCACATTTACACAGATAGTCAAAAACATTTATATTCTGCAATAAAATGTTTGATACAGTAATTTTTGATAGGGTTGTGTGAATGAAGATAATGCTTCACAAATTGCCAACCATAATCATAATTGTCCCTCTTAAATGCCAGAGAGAAAGTGCAGACtcttcagtctctctccctccctccctctctccctccctctctctctccctccctctctccctccctccctccctctctctctccctccctccctctctccctccctccctctctctctccatcccctccctccccctctctctccctctctctctctctctctctctctctctctctctctgttgattAAGGACCTCTGTCATTGTTTCTCTGGAAATGCAAATTGTTATGGTACATGCTTTAATTTGATTTTTTGTATTATAGCACCCTCTGCTGACCACTTTATAATACTTGTTATTTGGATGTTAATTCTCTCATTGGTTGTTGAGTCACATGATTTGGTTGCATGCTCAGAACGGCATTTTCTTTCAACCTAGTAAGAGAGCCGCATGTGTCAAGTCATCTTGTGTATCCAACTTCATCTTCCTGTGTAACCCCCTAAAGAAGCTTTGTTTGTAAGTAGATTTATTCATCTaggctattacttactatttgTGCTTATATTTAATTGGAACTGAAGGTAttctgtgtgtattttatttcagTTTCACACTTAAGCAACTCTCTGTATAGAAGTACTCAGCTTTATTAAACGGACATTACTTCATGCTCCATCATCACTGAAGTTTGATGCTTTATTCAAGTTTGCTCGAGTGTTTAGCTATCTGGTGATGTGTGCCCCGCTACGCACTCAGGTGCCAGAATAGTGAAAAAACAGCACCACAGTGGGTTCTACACAGAAGATTCCCTTGTGGAAAAGCGAAGGACTGTTAAGCTCCGTTTCAGTTGTGCTACACTGAACACTTAAAAGCTCCAGATGGATACTACCACACAAGAGGCACAGCAGAAAGATCAGCCACCAGATCAGACACTTGTTACAAGGTCAGTAGCTAGCATCTCTAGCTCACGTTCCAGCAAGTCCTCTACTAGCCTAGCTGTAGCTAAAGCAAAGGCTAAAGTGTCAGCTGCACGAGCCAGTTCAGCCTTTGTTCAGAGGGAAAATGAGCTATTATTAGAGAAATCTAAGATGGAGGCTGCTTTTGCTACCCTGAAGCTAGAAAAAGAAATTGCAGTTGCTGAAGCTGAGGCTGAAGCTCTTGAATCTTCAGTAGCAGAGTCAAAGAGAAGCAGCAGAGCACCAAGCATAGCTCTTCCAACTCAGTCTCCACAAGAAAGAACCAACGAGTATGTTGAGTCTCATTCTAAAACTGCTTCTGATCCAGTAGCTATAGACTCAGGATACTGTCGACCTCAGCACTGTAATCCTATTACATTCAATAGTGCCACTTCCAACTTGACCAAAGGTGGCATTAATGTAACTAGACCACAGACCTCAATGAGCAGGGTATCTGACACACACCCTAATGCTAACCTTCATGCTTCGCACCCTGGATGGTCGCATcagccactctacaccacatacCACGAACAAGCTCCACAAGCCTCTTCAGTCAGCTTTGAGGGGTTTAGTGAAGTTGCTAGATTTCTTGCTAAACGTGAATTGCTCACTTCTGGTCTTACCAAATATGATGATCTGCCTGAAAGCTACTGGACATGGAAGTCGAGTTTCTTAAACTCCATTAAAGGAACAGGACTTTCCAGCAGTGAGGAGCTTGATTTGCTAATTAAGTGGTTGGGCCCAAAGTCATCAGAACATGTGAAGAGGATTCGAGCTGTTCACATCAATGACCCAACTTTAGGTCTAAGAATGGCATGGATGCGACTTCAGGAGTGTTATGGGTCACctgagatgatggagaaggtgcTCTTTGACAGATTGGAAAGGTTTCAgaaaataagcaacaaagaTCCTCAGAAACTAAGAGAACTTGGCGACCTGCTACAGGAGATAGTATCAGCAAGGAATGAAGGCATCCTACCTGGACTGACTTACCTTGACACAGCCAGAGGCCTAAAACCCATAGTGGAGAAGTTGCCATTTGGCCTCCAAGAGAAATGGATCGCTCAAGGGAGTCATTATAAACTACAATACAATGTGCATTTTCCACCATTTGCATATTTTGCTAACTTCATCTGCAGAGAGGCCTACATCCGCAATGACCCAAGTTTCTCTCTATCTTCTTCAGGTGCTACAATAATGCAGGTGAATAATGCTGTGAAAAGGATGGGTAGTACAAAAAACTTCATCTCCTCACACGCAGCAGAGATCTCTTCTATGTCTGAAAGCAGCTCAACAGGGACCTCTAGTGCTAGGTCAGATATTAGTAAGCAGTGTCCCCTACATAAAAAGCCACACCCTCTTA
The Brachyhypopomus gauderio isolate BG-103 unplaced genomic scaffold, BGAUD_0.2 sc60, whole genome shotgun sequence DNA segment above includes these coding regions:
- the slc22a16 gene encoding solute carrier family 22 member 16 isoform X2; protein product: MSTGVERLFAELGHFGRFQACLYFAAVFQAVACGIHYLASVFLVDTPKFLCDPPGNITNVLYGNISVAALDDIWSLYNPRNGPVLVRTVTGDQWELSPCRKALRHDALEFQYKFFGNKSVEACGHYLYDHSHVERSTVTDWDLVCDKEWLAKLSQPTFMLGVLIGALVFGDMADRVGRRPILMTTSLGQFVFGISVAFTGNYYLFMVMRFLLAMASSGYLVVVFVYVTEFTGSRVRTWTSMHVHASFAVGIMVVALVGYLVRVWWLYQLILTLTTCPFLLYCWRFPETPFYLMAKGHHQEAQQLLDTIAHFNGLEPKMKVMELMERSSVGSRDSRGLEEVERKLSVLDMFSSWRMARRSATCWAIWFIGALGYYVFSLGSVNLGGNQYVNLFLAGAVELPSYLIGCFAMDRVGRKRTCAPALLLSGVACMLIIAVPQDREFLAVILSMTGKFAIAIAFGLIYLYTCELYPTVIRSLAVGTGSMMCDGCSNSGVVTLLQVSGGRYWEYDVSCCQRGGSLLRLPRRHLDLPASAHCGDSGFHGWSADLVPA
- the slc22a16 gene encoding solute carrier family 22 member 16 isoform X1, whose product is MSTGVERLFAELGHFGRFQACLYFAAVFQAVACGIHYLASVFLVDTPKFLCDPPGNITNVLYGNISVAALDDIWSLYNPRNGPVLVRTVTGDQWELSPCRKALRHDALEFQYKFFGNKSVEACGHYLYDHSHVERSTVTDWDLVCDKEWLAKLSQPTFMLGVLIGALVFGDMADRVGRRPILMTTSLGQFVFGISVAFTGNYYLFMVMRFLLAMASSGYLVVVFVYVTEFTGSRVRTWTSMHVHASFAVGIMVVALVGYLVRVWWLYQLILTLTTCPFLLYCWRFPETPFYLMAKGHHQEAQQLLDTIAHFNGLEPKMKVMELMERSSVGSRDSRGLEEVERKLSVLDMFSSWRMARRSATCWAIWFIGALGYYVFSLGSVNLGGNQYVNLFLAGAVELPSYLIGCFAMDRVGRKRTCAPALLLSGVACMLIIAVPQDREFLAVILSMTGKFAIAIAFGLIYLYTCELYPTVIRSLAVGTGSMMCRVASVVAPFCVYLADIWIYLPQLIVGILAFMVGVLTLFLPETLGEPLTNTLEEAEALGSTPSKKTTSPEDGLQMKLADSKT
- the slc22a16 gene encoding solute carrier family 22 member 16 isoform X3 — translated: MSTGVERLFAELGHFGRFQACLYFAAVFQAVACGIHYLASVFLVDTPKFLCDPPGNITNVLYGNISVAALDDIWSLYNPRNGPVLVRTVTGDQWELSPCRKALRHDALEFQYKFFGNKSVEACGHYLYDHSHVERSTVTDWDLVCDKEWLAKLSQPTFMLGVLIGALVFGDMADRVGRRPILMTTSLGQFVFGISVAFTGNYYLFMVMRFLLAMASSGYLVVVFVYVTEFTGSRVRTWTSMHVHASFAVGIMVVALVGYLVRVWWLYQLILTLTTCPFLLYCWRFPETPFYLMAKGHHQEAQQLLDTIAHFNGLEPKMKVMELMERSSVGSRDSRGLEEVERKLSVLDMFSSWRMARRSATCWAIWFIGALGYYVFSLGSVNLGGNQYVNLFLAGAVELPSYLIGCFAMDRVGRKRTCAPALLLSGVACMLIIAVPQDREFLAVILSMTGKFAIAIAFGLIYLYTCELYPTVIRYWEYDVSCCQRGGSLLRLPRRHLDLPASAHCGDSGFHGWSADLVPA